CCCCCCCCAAATCTGTCCCTTGTCCCCCCCCAAATCTTTCTCCTGTCGTCCCCCCCAAACCTTTGTCCCCCCCGCAGAGGCGCCAGTTCCCCCACGGCATCCCCGAATGCGGCGCCGACGCTCTCCGCATGGCCCTGTGCTCCCACAACGTCCACGGTGAGGGGACCCCCAACCGGCCGGTGGCCTTGTCCCCAACTTTGGGGGGGACCCCCAcctccgtgtgtccccccccacaacaaccccccccgccccgtttccCGTAGGCGACGACATCCGCCTGGACGTGGGCGCGCTCCTGAGTCACCGCCGCTTCTGCAACAAAATCTGGAACGCCCTCAAATTCGTTCTCAGCCGCTTTGGGACCCCATTTTGTCCCCCAACCTCCCGAAGAGGTACCAGGAGGAAGGTTTGGGGAAGGTCCATCCCCTTCCgaacttcttcctcttcctcctcttcctcctcagacgGCGCCGCAGCACCCGATGGAGCGGTGGGTGCTGAGCCGCTTGGCGCAGGCGGCGGGCGAGTGCGAGCGGCGGATGGAGGCCTTGGAGGTTCACGGCGCCGTCGCCGCCGTCCAACATTTCTGGTTGAGGAGCTTCTGCGACGTTTATCTGGTGGGTGCTCCCCGTCCGTCTGTCCCGTCCCGGTCCTGGCTGTCTGTCCGGCCCCCACCCGGCCCCCTCACATCTTCCTCCTTGGTGGTAAACGCAATAGGGACCCGTTGGGTGTGTCCATCTGTCCAGCCCGACCCAGTTTTTGTAGGTTGAACCCAACTCATGGTGAtggtgtccgtctgtccgtccaaCCTAATCCATCAGGTCTTCTTGAGCGTTGACCTTCATGGGTTCTCTTGAGCGTGTCCATCTGTCCGTCCCACCCCACCTCTTGTAGGTTGAGCCCAACCCATGGTTGATGGTGTCCGTCTGTCCATCCAACCTAATCCATCAGGTCTTCTTGAGCGTTGACCTTCATGTGTTCTCTTGAGcgtgtccatctgtctgtcccaCCTCACCTCTTGTAGCTCTCTGAACGTTCAACCCAACCCATGGTTGGTGGTGTCTCATCTGTCTGTCCCCCCCAATCTATGAGGTCTCCTTGAACGTGTCCATCTGTCCGTCCCACCCCACTTTCTGTAGTTTGAGCCCAACCCATGGTTGATGGTGTCCGTCTGTCCGTGTCCCCCCCATCCATCAAGTCTCCTTGAGCGTTGACCTTCATGGGTTCTCTAGAGAGCGTCCGTCTGTCCATCCCACCCCACTTTCTGTAGGTTGAACCCAACTCATGGTTGATGGTGTCCGTCTGTCCATCCAACCTAATCCATCAGGTCTTCTTGAGCGTTGACGTTCATGGGTTCTCTTGAGggtgtccgtctgtctgtcccacCTCACCTCTTGCAGCTCCCTGAATGTTCAACCCAACCCGTGGTTGATGGTGTCCGTCTGTCCGTGTCCGCCCAATCTATGAGGTCTCCTTGAACGTGTCCGTCTGTCCATCCCACCCCACCTCTTGTAGGTTGAGCCCAACCCATGGTTGAtggtgtctgtctgtccgtgTCCCCTCATCCATCAAGTCTCCTTGAGCGTTGACCTTCATGGGTTCTCTAGAGCGTGTCCATCTGTCCGTCCCACCCCCACCTCTTGTAGGTTGAACCCAACCCATGGTTGATGGTGTCCGTCTGTCCATCCAACCTAATCCATCAGGTCTTCTTGAGCGTTGACCTTCATGGGTTCTCTTGAGGGTGTCAATCTGTCTGTCCCACCTCACCTCTTGCAGCTCCCTGAATGTTCAACCCAACCCGTGGTTGATGGTGTCCGTCTGTCCGTGTCCGCCCAATCTATGAGGTCTCCTTGAAcatgtccgtctgtccgtcccaCCCCACTTTCTGTAGGTTGAACCCAACTCATGGTTGAtggtgtccgtctgtccgtccaaCCTAATCCATCAGGTCTTCTTGAGcgtgtccgtctgtccgtcccaCCCCCACTTTCTGTAGGTTGAGCCCAACCCATGGTTGAtggtgtccgtctgtccgtcccccCTAATCCATCAGGTCTTGAGCGTTGACCTTAATCCTCTCTCTTGAGCGCGTACCGTCCGTCTGTCAGAACGTTGAGCCCACCCCTTCCCTTGGCAGACCCCGTCCGTCTGTCCATCCCCCCGGCGCCTCCCTTTGGTTGGAAACCTCCATTGACCGCGTCCGTCTGTCCGCACCCACCCGCCCCCTCCAGCATCTCCGCctcaacccccaccccccccctccccttggTCCGTCTGTCCCTCTGACCCAAACCGCCTCGTTTTGACCCCATTCCGAacccgtccgtctgtccgtccgcAGGAGACGGCCAAAACCCACCCTCCGGGAGCCGGAAACCGCCGCGACGACGCGCCGGACCCTGCTGAGCTGCGCCGAGTTGGGGCTGCGCCTCCTCGCCCCCCTTCGCCCCCCTTCCTCGCCGAGGAGCTCTGGCacccgcctccccccgcgcccccccccgcgcccccccacCCTCTGCCTCGCCCCCCTTCCCCGACGCCGCTCGCCTGGTGGGTGCCGCCACCCTTTTTGGGGGGGTCTAAAAAGGGGGGTTCGCACCCCCCTGACACCCCTTTTTGTTCTCTTCAGGCGCACTGGCGCTGCCCCAAGGTGGAGGCGGAAGGTGACGGCCATGCTGGAGGTGGTGAGGGCGGCGCGAGCCCTGCGCGACACCTTCCGCctcggcgctgcccggcccccccTGGTGAGTGCGGAGGGGGAGGGACAAGATGGCCGCCGGGGCGTGAGGGAATTAGGTGTCCCAGCATGCCTTGGGGCACCCAAGATGGCTGCCGGGGCTGTCCCAGCATGCTTTGGGGCACCCAAGATGGCTGCCGAGGCTGTCCCAGCATGCCCTGGGGCACCCAAGATGGCTGCCGGGGCTGTCCCGGCATGCCCTGGGGCACCCAAGAGTGCTGCCGGGGCTGTCCCAGCATGCTTTCGGGCACCCAAGATGGCTGCTGGGGCTGTCCCAGCATGCCCTGGGGCACCCAAGATGGCTGCTGGGGCTGTCCCAGCATGCTCTGGGGCACCCAAGATGGCTGCCGAGGCTGTCCCAGCATGCCCTGGAGCACCCAAGATGGCTGCCGGGGCTGTCCCGGCATGCCCTGGGGCACCCAAGATGGCTGCCGGGGCTGTCCCGGCATGCCCTGGGGCACCCAAGATGGCTGCTGGGGCTGTCCCAGCATGCTTTGAGGCACCCAAGATGGCTGCTGGGGCTGTCCCAGCATGCCCTGGGGCACCTAAGATGGCTGCTGGGGGCTGTCCCAGCATGCCCTGGGGCAGCCAGGTAGCACTAAGATGGCTGTCGCTGAGGACTAAATGTCCCAGCATGCACCTGGTTGTGCCCCAAGATGGCGTCTCCCACTGTGGGCAGCCATATTGCCCAGCCCACCCCAGGGGAGCAGGCCCGGCGGCCTGGCAATCCCAGCATGCCCTcgggggcggggtgggggtggccaTGTTTGGAGGCAGGGCTATCCCAGCATGCTTTGCAGTGGCGGTGCAGTGTCCGGCGGAGGCGCCACGATTGGCTGTTGGCGCTGGGCCCCCGCCCTCCAGACCCTGGCGGGGGGTGGGGGCCTCTGCAGCTCCTccccccgggggcggggccggggccgggctggggtgGGGGCGGCTGCGGGCCTGACACCCGCATCTACCTCTGCCTGCGGGTGAGTGGGGCCCCGGGGCATTGTGGGACGGTGGGGGACCCGGGGGGAGGACCCAGGGGCATTGTGGGATGTTGGAGGGGGAACCCAGGGGGCATTGTGGGATGTTGGAGGATcctgggggggggtccctgggacattgtgggatggtggaggCCTCGgagggggggccccggggcaTTGTGGGATGCTGGGGGACCCCAGGGGCATTATGGGATGGTGGAGGCCTTGGGAGAGGACCCAGGGGCATTGTGGGATGTTGGGGGACCTGAGGTGGGACCCAGGGGCATTGTGGGATGCTGGGGGACTCAGAGGCGGGACCCAGgggcattgtgggatggtggaggCCTCGGAGGGGGGCCCCGGGGCATTGTGGGATGCTGGGGGACCCCAGGGGCATTATGGGATGGTGGAGGCCTTGGAGGGGGCCCAGGGGCATTGTGGGATGTTGGGGGACCTGAGGTGGGACCCAGGGGCATTGTGGGAAGCGGGAGGACCTGGAGGGATCCAGGGGCATTGTGGGATGTTGGAGGCCTTGGGAGAGGACCCAGGGGCATTGTGGGATGTTGGAGGACTCTGGAGCATTATGGGATGCTGGAGGCCTTGGGAGAGGATCCAGGGGCATTGTGGGATGCTGGAGGCCTTGGAGGGGGGCCGCGGGGCATTGTGGGACACTGGGGGACCCCAGGGGCATTATGGGATGGTGGAGGCCTTGGAGGGGGGCCCCGGGGCATTGTGGGACACTGGGGGACCCCAGGGGCATTAATGGGATGGTGGAGGCCTTGgagggggggccccggggcaTTGTGGGACACTGGGGGCCACGCTGGGAGGAACCCTGGGGGGCACCAGCAGTTTTGGACGCCTTAGGACACCCCCAGAGCATTATGGGAtagcggggacccccccccccaaagcacTGTGGGATAGTGGGGGACCCCATTTTTCCCCCCCAGGGCCTGGTGGAGCCGGCGGCCGCCCGGGCCCAGCTCCGCGGCCTCCAGCGGCGCCTCGAGACCCTCGGGGGGACCCCGACATCTGGGGGGGACCCTCCGCCAATCGGggggggccccccccccccccctcctcctcctcctcctcctcctcctcccagcagcaggtAGAGCCCCTTCGTTAAGCCAATTAGCATCGTTTCACTCTATAGAGGGACGGGGGGGGCTTCATTAACCTCATTAATTAAGGGGTTGCCCTCATtaacgcccccccccccccactccttCCCCAGGTTGCCATCCTCCGCGCCGAGCTTGCCCGCCTGGCCCAAGCCGTGGAAGCCCTGGACCCCCCCCAAGAGGATTCAGGGGTGCGGGGGGACCCTGGGGCTTAAttaacccccccccaaaaaaaaaccaacaaaaaaagaaaaaaaaaaaccacattaatgaccccccccccccccttccctggccTCGTTATTTCTCTTCGGGGACGTGTCACGAGTTGTTGGGTCTCAGctgagggatgggggggggggggtgggattgAGGAGTCCaagctccgccccccccccccccccccccccctcactgGGGCGATTTGATTCGACGGGATCCGGGAGCTGGTGACACCCCGAAACTGCCACCAGGACCCCGAAACCGCCACCGGGACCCCCAAGACATCTCAGGTAACGGggacaccgcccccccccccccgtggggcCCCACCCTGTGTCCCCTGTGTCCTTTGGGGTCCCTTGGggtccccctgtcccctccccatgttgtgtgtcccccccccccccatcttttctggggtcccccatgtcccctccatgTCCCATGTCCCTTCTGgggtcccccccgtgtccccctctATCCCTCCTGgggtcccctgtgtccccccccctccccccccgacCCCCCTGGGGTCTACTGTgtccccccagtgtccccccatgtccccctgtccctcctggggtcccccgtgtccccccccatgtccccctgtccTTCCGGGGGTCCCCTGTGTCCCTCCAATGTCCCCTCATGTCCCCTCATCCCTCCCAGggtcccctgtgtcccctccatgtcccccaaTGTCCCTTCTGgggtcccccctgtcccccccatgtcccctcatCCTTCTTGGAGtcccctgtgtgtccccccccgtcCTTTCTGGGGTCCTCTGTGTCCCCCCaatgtccccccatgtcccctcatCCCTTCTGGGGTTCCCTGTGTCCCCCCAATGTCCGTCCATGTCCCCCTGTCCCTCCCAGGGTCCCCTatgtcccctccatgtcccctaATGTCCCTTTTGGGGTCCTCTGTGTCCCCCCAatgtccctccatgtccccctgTCCCTCCCAgggtcccctgtgtcccccccctgTCCCTCCTGGGGTCCCCAatgtcccctccatgtcccccccccatccctcctgggGTCCCCCCCATTCCCTCCCTGTGTCCACGTGCCACCCCTGGTGATGTCCCttgtgtccccgtccccccccccaggtcccttccCATGGCCGAGGGCTGCTCCCACGCCGTCCCCCCTCATCCCCTCCCCGGGGAGGTGACAGCCACCCCCGGGGACGTCACCGTGACCCCTGAACCTCCGTGGGGACAAGCCAGAGGTGTCCCCAAGGGACAGAGGGACACCGATGTCCCCAGGGACACCGTCACCGTCACCCCCTGGGCCGGTGGCATCACCATCACCGTCACCGCCCGCCCCGGCTGATGAGGACGTTGGGGACATCGGGGACGCCGGGGACGTCGGGGACATCGGGGACAAGGACGTCTCGGTCACGAGTGACGTGGGGCGCGGGGATGTCCCCATCCTGGGTGACGAGGACgttggggacagggatgtcacAAACCCGGAGGATGTTGGGGACAGAGACGGAGCAacccctggggagggggaggagggtgaCAAGGATGTCACAGCTCGAAGGGACGTTGGGGACATCGTGACCCTGAGGGATGTTGGAGAGTGGGATGGGCCAGGCCTGGACAAGGACACTGGGGACAGGGGTGTCACCTCCCCAAGGGACATTGGGGACAGCGGTGTCACCACCCTGAGGGATGGTGGCGACAGGGATGTCCCAGCTCTTGGGGACAAGGATGTCACCACCCCAAGGGATGTTGGGGACAAGGATGTCACCACCCCAAGGGACCCTGGGGGCAGGGATGGCCCAGTTCCTGGGGACAAGGGTGTTGGGGACAGAGATGTCACCACCCCGAGGGATgttggggacagggatgtcccAGCCCCTGGGGACAAGGATGTCACCACCCCAAGGGATGTTGGGGACAGAGATGTCACCAGCCCAAGGGAccttggggacagggatgtcccAGTTCCTGGGGACAAGAATGTTGGGGACCGAGATGTCACCACCCCAagggacactggggacaggaATGTCCCAGTTCCTGGGGACAAGGATGTTGGGGACAAGGACGTCCTGGCTCTGAAGGACGTTGGGGACAGCGATGGCCCAGTCCCAGGGGACATCAGGGACAAGGGCTTTGGGGACACACAGGTCACAGCCCTGAGGGACCGTGGGGACgttggggacagggatgtcccaactcctggggacagggatgtcacCACCCCCAAGGGACGTTGAGGACAGGGATGTCCCAactcctggggacagggatgtcacCACCCCGAGGGACgttggggacagggatgtcccaactcctggggacagggatgtcacCACCCCAAGGGACGTTGAGGACAGGGATGTCACCACCCCAAGGGACGTAGGGGACAGGGATGTTCCAGTTCCTGGGGACAAGGGTGTTGGGGACAAAGATGTCACCACCGCAAGGGACATCAGGGACAGGGATGTCCCAGCCCCTGGGGACAAGGATGTCACCACCCCAAGGGACAttggggacagggatgtcacCACCCCAAGGGACGTCAGGGACAGGGATGGCCCAGCTCTTGGGGACAAGGATGTCACCACCCCAAGGGACAttggggacagggatgtcacCACCCCAAGGGACATCAGGGACAGGGATGTCCCAGCCCCTGGGGACAAGGATGTCACCACCCCAAGAGACATTGGGGACAAAGATGTCACCACTCCAAGGGACATCAGGGACAGGGATGGCCCAGCTCTTGGGGACAGAGATGTCACCACCACAagggacagtggggacagggatgtcctAGTTCCTGGGGACAAGGATGTTGGGGACAAGGGTGTCACCACCCCAAGGGATgttggggacagggatgtcccAGCCCCTGGGGACAAGTACATTGGGGACACCCAGGTCTTGGTCCTAAGGGACGTTGGGGACAAGGATGTCCCGACTCCCAAGGACGTTGGGGACAGCGATGGCCCAGGGGACATCGGGGTCGAGGGTTTTGGGGACACGCAGGTCACAGCCCTGAGGGACCTTGAGGACgttggggacagggatgtcccAGTCTTGAGGGACATTGGGGACATCCCAGTCTCTGGGGTCAAGGACATTGGGGACAGGAGTGTCCCAGCTCCTGGGGACAAGGGTGTCACCCCCCTCAAAGACATTGGGGATGGGGGTGTCACAGTCTGTGGGGACGTTGGGGACATCCCGGTCTCTGGGGACGAGGACCTTGGGGACGGGGACGTCACAGCCCTGGGGGATGTTGGGGACATCGGGGCCACCTGCACCGCCGGTGGCATCACCATCATGGTGACGGCCCCGCCCGTGGAGGACGAGGGCGGCGCCAGCGATGACGTCACCACTGATGTCACTGGGGAGGTCGGTGACGTCACAGCCGCTTCCCCCGGCGATGGCGCTGACCCTGGGGACGTCCCTGGCGGTGACATCAGGGGTGACATCATCAGCGGTGACATTGGGGGTGACATCAGGGGTGACATCATCAGCGGTGACATCGGGGTTGACATCATCGGGGGTGACATCAGCAGTGACACTGGGGGTGACACTGGGGGTGACATCAGTGGTGACATCACTGCGGGTGACATCATTGGAGGTGACGGTGACATCATGGGGGGTGACAGCGGTGACATCAGTGGTGACATCACTGGAGGTGACATCAGGGGTGACACTGGTGACATCATCAGGGGTGACATCACTGGAGGTGACATCACTGGGGGTGACATCAGGGGTGACATCATTAGGGGTGACATCAGTGGTGACATCAGGGGTGACATCATTGGTGACATCATTAGGGGTGACATCGGGGGTGACATCACTGGGGGTGACGTCATCGGAGGTGACATCACTGGTGACATCGTAGGGGGTGACATCGGGGGTGACACCGTTTCCTCCCTCGCTGCTGATGTCACGGCTGAGGCTGACGTCACCCCCCACGATGACGTCACTTCCTGTCCGCCGGAGGGACCCCCCCCAGGTGACGTCACGCCCCCACGTGACCTCGCTGATGACGTCACCgccgccctccctccccccctgcTGCCGCCGCCAGTCCAACCCACCGGTGACGTCATCGGGAGGGGCCTCGCCGGTGACATCacgcccggacgtgacgtcatCGTCGCGCGCCGCTCGCGCCTCGGGGACGACGGCGCCGCCCTCCCCCCGCCGGGAGCCCGCCCTCGCGATGACGTCACCGATGACATCAGCGCTGAGGCGCCCGCGGAGGGCGGGGCCTCAGGTGAGGGGGGTGGAGCCAAGATGGGGGGCGTGGCCTGAGCCCCGGGGGCAGGGCCAGGAGTGAGTGGGTGGGGCCAgaggggagggggcgtggccaTGGCGAAGTGGGTGGAGCCAGAGAGGGTGGGGTGTGGGCCCTGGGGGCGTGGTCACGACAAAGGGGGCGGAGCCTGGGTGGGGGCGTGGCCACGGCGCAGTGGGTGTAGCCACGAGCTTTTGCCCCTCCTGGGGTTGGTTGaagggggctgggggcggggctAGAGCCAGCTTGGGGCGTGGCCTCGTGCTGACCCcgccccttctcccctccccagatgccccccagccccagacgcccccccccggctgccccctCGTCTTCCTCGCCCTCGTCtgcctcctcctcgccctcctcctcctcgccggcGTCTTTGCGGTACGATGTGGGTCGGGGGGGGGGTCACGGACCTCTGGGGGGGTCGTAGGGGGTCCCCAAACCTTTAGGGGGGTCGTAAGGGGAGTCATGGAGCCCTGGGGGGGTCACGGACCCCTGGGGGGGTCAAAGAGCTTAGGGGGGTCACAGGGGGTCCCCAAACCCTTGGTGGGGTCATAAGGGGGAGTCATGGAGCCCTGGGGGGGTCACGGACCTCTGGGGGGGTCGTAGGGGGTCCCCAAACCCTTGGGGGGGTCATAAGGGGGAGTCATGGAGCCCTGGGGGGGTCACAGAGCTcgggggggggtgtcacaggGGGGTCACGGGCCTCTGGGGGGGTCACAGGGGGTCCCCAAACTCCTGGGGGGGTCACAGCGGGTCCCCAAGTCCCGGGGGGGGTCATAAGGGGGTGTCATAGAGCCCTGGGGGGGGCAAAGAGCTCGGGGGGAGTCCCAAACCCCTGGGGGGGGTCACAGGGGGTCCCCAAGTCCCTGGGGGGGGGGTCACGGACCTCTGGGGGGGTCATGGAGGGGTCACAGACCTCAGGGGGGGTGGGTCACAGGAAGGTCCCAAACCCCTGGTGGGGGggtcatgggggggggggggggggggctggacaCCTGGGGGGGTCACGGGGGGGCCCCCCGATGCTCGAGTCCCCTGGGGGGGGGTCACAGACCCCTGGGGGGGGCACATGGACTTGGGGgtcccccctgacccccccctgtcccccccccaggCCGTCCATTACGTCAAAGTCTTCATCATCAGCTCGGCCACCTTCTCGGTGCCGGTGGCCGAATCCTTCCCATGAGCCTTTGCGGCGGGACAAGATGGCGGCTGGGGGTGGAGGtgtcaccacccccccccccccaaaaaacagcaataaaccccctttttttgtgtgtcccccccccttcctcctccgtGTCCCctggcagcggggggggggggggagcggggccgtcACGGCTGGTGGCCACCGGCCAGCCCGGGCTTGTCCCTGGGGTGGGGACGGTGGCCCTGGACAAAGGACCATTGTCCCCAAGGTggcactgggggggggtgggggtgagggggggctcGGTCCCACAGCGGGGACAGGGGGAGGGGTTGGGGACAGTGAGGATattggggggacactggggaggggttggggacatcagggggttggggacagtggggacatgAGGGAGTTTGGGACACTGGGGACATCAGGGAGGGTTTGGGGACAACAGGGAGGGTTTGGGGACATCAGGGGGTTGGGACAATGAGGGAGTTTGGGGACACTGGGACACCAGGGGGGGTTTGGGGACAACAGGGGGTTGGGGACAATGAAGATAtaggggacactggggacactggggacactggggaggggTTGGGGACACCAGGGGattggggacagtggggacatgAGGGAgtttggggacactggggacaccagGGAGGGTTTGGGGACATCAGGGAGGGTTTGGGGACATCAGGGGGTTGGGGACAATGAAGATAtaggggacactggggacactggggaggggTTGGGGACACCAGGGGGTTGGGGACATTGGGGATattggggacactggggacatgaGGGAGtttgggggacactggggacaccagGGGGGGTTTGGGGACACCAGGGagttggggacactggggaggggTTGGGGACACCAGGGGGTTGGGGACATGAAGGAgcttggggacactggggacatcaGGGGGGGGTTGGGGACACCAGGGGTTGGGGACAGTGAGGGAgtttggggacactggggacaccagGGAGAGTTTGGGGACACTGAGGATATTGGGGACAGGTTGGGGACATCAGGGAGGGTTTGCGGACACCAGGACACTGGGGACACCAGGATGGGTTTGGGGACATCAGGGTTTGGGGGACACTGGGGATATGGGGGACACTTGGGGACATCGGGGAGAGTTTGGGGACACCAGGACACTGGGGCCACTGGGGAGgggttggggacatcagggggTTGGGGACAGTGAGGAtatgggggacactggggacatcagggaggggttggggacactggggacactgacGAGGGACTGGGAGgactgggggacactggggaggtTGGGGAcacttggggacatggggggggggttgggggacaTCGGGGCGCCCTAGGGCTTGGGGACGTGGGGACCGGCTGTTGTCACCCAGCCCGGGGAGGGCGCGGGGCCACTCGTGTCCCATGTCCCCACCCCGGGGCACGGCCACCTGCTGTGTCCCCACCCAGGGGACGTCCCTGTCCCCGTGTCTATAAGTGGGGACACTTGGGGGGGGTCAGGCAGCACCATGGGGGTGACGGGGACATTCGTGGTGGCCCTGGggacgctgctgctgctggcggggGGTGAGGAGACACTTGGGGACATtgtggggggggacacggggggacagggggggacatggggggacatggagGACAGTGaggacatgggggacatggggggacacggggggacactggggacatcggggacatggggggacacgggggacatggggggacatgggggggacacgggggacatgggggacactggggacaggggggacatggggggacacgaGGGACACTGGGGGGACACGGAGGACACTGGGGACATGAGGGACACTGGGGACATGaggggacactgggggacacggggacggggTGGGGGACACAGGAGATGTGACATGGAGGGACACAAAGGGACAAAGGAGGCCACAAGGCCACCGGGGCGGGGGTCCGTGGGACCAGGGGACCCGTCCCTGCTCGTGTCACCTCCCCGTGTCACCTCCCTGTGTCACCTCCCCGTGTCACCTCCCCCAGGACCCGCTGAGCCCGTCCCTGTCCCCGAGCAGCCTTGGGACAAGCTCTGGCCTCGCTGCTCCAGGTCCTTCACCTCCTCCCCGGTGGCCCCTCGGGGACAACGATGTCCCCAAGGCCACCCCCGGACTTGGGGACATCAGGGTCACCCCCTGGTTTGGAGCTGCCACCGCAAGGACCCGAGAAATGTCCCCACGGAGCAGGGACGCAGCTCCGGGGTGTGGGACACGGGACCGGGACCTGAGGGATGTCCCCAAGGATTGGGGACACGTCCCCAAGGACCagagggatgtccccaaggaCCAGGGGGATGTCCCCAGGGACCAGGGAGGTGGCCTCAGGGACCAGCTCAACGTCCCAAGGACCAGGGGATGTCCCCAAGGACCagagggatgtccccaaggaTTGGGGACACGTCCCCAAGGACCagagggatgtccccaaggaCCAGGGGGATGTCCCCAAGGACCAGGGAGGTGGCCTCAGGGACCAGCTCAACGTCCCCACGGACTGGGGACACGTCCCCAAGGATTGTCCCAACGTCCCCTGGGCCAGGGGACGCGTCCCCAGGGACGtcccctgccccaggggtggCCGAGGACCTCGGGCGAGAGCCGGAGCGGGGCAGCGTCCCCGTGCTCCGACCTTGGGGACGTTGGGGACATCATGAGCCAGGACACGTCCAGGGACGTCGAGGACAGCGAGAGCCACGGTACGGGGACATGGGGGGTGACGAGGGACtttggggacatggggaggggacaCCTGGGGCTCTGTCACCTCACTGTG
Above is a window of Strix aluco isolate bStrAlu1 unplaced genomic scaffold, bStrAlu1.hap1 HAP1_SCAFFOLD_195, whole genome shotgun sequence DNA encoding:
- the LOC141919047 gene encoding LOW QUALITY PROTEIN: valine--tRNA ligase, mitochondrial-like (The sequence of the model RefSeq protein was modified relative to this genomic sequence to represent the inferred CDS: deleted 10 bases in 9 codons), with amino-acid sequence HLHGRHVRHPFTGQLLPVITDPAVEPARGTGTVKVTPGHSPPDLALARAHGLPLLGVIGDDGTMCPPGGGWLQGVHRFLAREQVVAALAQRGLYRGTQDHAMTLPLCSSGDVVEYLLKSQWFLRCQEMAQRAREAVTSGRLQLVPKFHEKNWKTWMDNVGDWCLSRQLWWGHRVPAYRVGVPPTRGVPPPEHTRKLLGRGAPARPRRAQPPPRTLRCPPEALELQQGSPCSPGHPQNPPRVPLGTPKSPPGSPCSPEHPKIRPGVPLGTPNPPQGPRVPPGHTQNPPLGVPMFPWAPQNPPRGPPGHPKNPPGVPHVPLDPDVLDTWFSSALFPFAALGWPEETPDLQRFYPTNVLETGSDLLFFWVARMVMLGQQLTGRLPFSQVLLHSLVRDPHGRKMSKSLGNVIDPQDVIAGASLQELQEKLHHKILDPHELMVAAEGQRRQFPHGIPECGADALRMALCSHNVHGDDIRLDVGALLSHRRFCNKIWNALKFVLSALGPHFVPQPPEETAPQHPMERWVLSRLAQAAGECERRMEALEVHGAVAAVQHFWLRSFCDVYLVEPNPWLMVSVCPSNLIHQVFLSVDLHVFVEPNSWLMVSVCPSNLIHQVFLSVDVEPNPWLMVSVCPCPLIHQVSLSVDLHGFSRACPSVEPNSWLMVSVCPSNLIHQVFLSVSVCPSHPHFLRRPKPTLREPETAATTRRTLLSCAELGLRLLAPLRPFLAEELWHPPPPAPPPAPPHPLPRPPSPTPLAHWRCPKVERKVTAMLEVVRAARALRDTFRLGAARPPLVSAEGEGQDGRRGVRELGVPACLGAPKMAAGAVPACFGAPKMAAEAVPACPGAPKMAAGAVPACPGAPKSAAGAVPACFRAPKMAAGAVPACPGAPKMAAGAVPACSGAPKMAAEAVPACPGAPKMAAGAVPACPGAPKMAAGAVPACPGAPKMAAGAVPACFEAPKMAAGAVPACPGAPKMAAGGCPSMPWGSQVALRWLSLRTKCPSMHLVVPQDGVSHCGQPYCPAHPRGAGPAAWQSQHALGGGVGVAMFGGRAIPACFAVAVQCPAEAPRLAVGAGPPPSRPWRGVGASAAPPPGGGAGAGLGWGRLRA
- the LOC141919048 gene encoding uncharacterized protein LOC141919048; the encoded protein is MSQLLGTGMSPPPRDVEDRDVPTPGDRDVTTPRDVGDRDVPTPGDRDVTTPRDVEDRDVTTPRDVGDRDVPVPGDKGVGDKDVTTARDIRDRDVPAPGDKDVTTPRDIGDRDVTTPRDVRDRDGPALGDKDVTTPRDIGDRDVTTPRDIRDRDVPAPGDKDVTTPRDIGDKDVTTPRDIRDRDGPALGDRDVTTTRDSGDRDVLVPGDKDVGDKGVTTPRDVGDRDVPAPGDKYIGDTQVLVLRDVGDKDVPTPKDVGDSDGPGDIGVEGFGDTQVTALRDLEDVGDRDVPVLRDIGDIPVSGVKDIGDRSVPAPGDKGVTPLKDIGDGGVTVCGDVGDIPVSGDEDLGDGDVTALGDVGDIGATCTAGGITIMVTAPPVEDEGGASDDVTTDVTGEVGDVTAASPGDGADPGDVPGGDITGGDIRGDIIRGDISGDIRGDIIGDIIRGDIGGDITGDIVGGDIGGDTVSSLAADVTAEADVTPHDDVTSCPPEGPPPGDVTPPRDLADDVTAALPPPLLPPPVQPTGDVIGRGLAGDITPGRDVIVARRSRLGDDGAALPPPGARPRDDVTDDISAEAPAEGGASDAPQPQTPPPGCPLVFLALVCLLLALLLLAGVFAAVHYVKVFIISSATFSVPVAESFP
- the ACTMAP gene encoding actin maturation protease; protein product: MSPVSPPCPPMSPVSPHVPDVPSCPQYPQCPQPPGVPNPSPVSPVSPISSLSPTP